One part of the Xylanimonas allomyrinae genome encodes these proteins:
- a CDS encoding TetR/AcrR family transcriptional regulator, whose protein sequence is MVPYRQTTARLAAQEAKRTALVDAAHTLLARGGFGAVSIQSVAARAGVSTGSVYSYFPDKAALLVAAFRLAADVELHAVQAACRPAPGDPPGERSARRLGRAVDTFARRAMRGRTLAAALLLDPVDPAVDAARLEYRRAYAEAFGSVVRDGIASGELPEQDAALAAAALVGVIGESLTGPLSPLGAGRADDGAGPDGDGRGGPGDGSWPTDADVERDRVVASILRFCLGAVGSPLASAAHVPDPHPARPVVSAPAPETPAHDPNPSPPVPASKEIP, encoded by the coding sequence ATGGTGCCCTACCGGCAGACCACGGCCCGCCTGGCCGCCCAGGAGGCCAAGCGCACGGCGCTGGTCGACGCGGCCCACACGCTCCTGGCACGCGGCGGGTTCGGCGCTGTGAGCATCCAGTCGGTCGCCGCCCGCGCCGGCGTGAGCACCGGCAGCGTGTACTCCTACTTCCCCGACAAGGCGGCGCTGCTGGTCGCGGCGTTCCGGCTCGCCGCCGACGTCGAGCTCCACGCCGTGCAGGCCGCGTGCCGGCCCGCTCCGGGTGACCCTCCCGGAGAGCGGTCGGCGCGGCGGCTCGGCCGCGCCGTCGACACGTTCGCGCGGCGTGCCATGCGGGGGCGCACGCTCGCCGCGGCCCTCCTGCTCGACCCCGTGGACCCCGCCGTCGACGCCGCGCGGCTGGAGTACCGCCGCGCGTACGCCGAGGCGTTCGGCAGCGTCGTGCGCGACGGCATCGCCTCGGGCGAGCTTCCCGAGCAGGACGCCGCCCTCGCGGCGGCGGCGCTCGTCGGCGTCATCGGCGAGTCGCTCACGGGCCCGCTCTCGCCGCTCGGCGCGGGGCGGGCCGACGACGGCGCCGGGCCTGACGGTGACGGCCGCGGGGGCCCGGGTGACGGTTCGTGGCCGACCGATGCCGACGTCGAGCGGGACCGCGTCGTCGCCTCGATCCTGCGCTTCTGCCTCGGTGCCGTGGGCTCGCCGCTGGCCTCGGCCGCTCACGTGCCCGACCCGCACCCCGCCCGACCGGTGGTATCCGCACCTGCACCCGAAACACCCGCGCACGATCCGAACCCCAGCCCACCCGTCCCGGCGTCGAAGGAGATCCCGTGA
- a CDS encoding DUF779 domain-containing protein: MTGQRVDVTEAAGALLATLRARHGELMFHQSGGCCDGSSPMCYAQGDFLTGDADVHLGDLAVAPAEGEPFTVPVWMSRAQFEYWKHTHLTIDVVPGRGAGFSLEAPEGLRFLVRSRLLTDEEARALAG, from the coding sequence ATGACGGGACAGCGGGTCGACGTCACCGAGGCGGCGGGCGCGCTGCTGGCGACCTTGCGGGCACGGCACGGGGAGCTGATGTTCCACCAGTCCGGAGGGTGCTGCGACGGGTCGAGCCCCATGTGCTACGCCCAGGGCGACTTCCTCACGGGGGACGCCGACGTCCATCTCGGCGACCTGGCGGTCGCGCCCGCCGAGGGCGAGCCGTTCACGGTGCCGGTGTGGATGAGTCGCGCGCAGTTCGAGTACTGGAAGCACACGCACCTGACGATCGACGTCGTGCCGGGGCGCGGCGCCGGGTTCAGCCTCGAGGCGCCCGAGGGGCTGCGGTTCCTGGTGCGCTCGCGGCTGCTCACCGACGAGGAGGCACGAGCGCTGGCGGGCTAG
- a CDS encoding acyl-CoA dehydrogenase family protein gives MTTALHRTPAPAPHTTHDVTNQPPERVGLNEYLDHPVLRDAVHAFGGGWGEDRLTAVGALVGTGELQQAADLANTHEPVLHTHDRRGKRIDEVEYHPAYHRIIGAAVAHGAHTSAWAEPRPGANVVRGAVFSLFAQVEPGHSCPVSMTHAAVPTLRFAPALAEVWEPRLLARGYDGALAAPAAKPGVLVGMAMTEKQGGSDVRANRTHAIGGEDGAWLLTGHKWFCSAPMSDAFLVLAQTEAGEDRPAPSCFLVPRVLDDGTRNAFRIQRLKDKVGNRANASSEIELDGTVAFLVGERGRGVRTIIEMVQRTRLDCVHGTAAGMRQSVAEALWHARYRRAFGAVLVEQPAMTAVLADLALESEAATLTSMRLAAAYDAETEAERAFRRLATAVAKYWVCKRGPRHAYEAMECLGGNGYTEDFPLGRRYREQPVMAVWEGSGNVIALDVLRALAREPETVDAFAAELATTAGAHPLLDAHVAGTQTLLREIAGAEPADAQALARTLVERLALALQASLVVRHSPSGTADAFVATRLGPDRGHEYGTLPRGTDAAAILSRHSDG, from the coding sequence GTGACCACCGCACTGCACCGCACCCCGGCTCCGGCGCCGCACACGACGCACGACGTCACCAACCAGCCGCCCGAGCGCGTCGGCCTCAACGAGTACCTCGACCATCCGGTGCTGCGCGACGCGGTCCACGCGTTCGGCGGCGGCTGGGGAGAGGACCGGCTGACGGCCGTCGGCGCGCTCGTCGGCACCGGCGAGCTCCAGCAGGCGGCCGACCTGGCCAACACCCACGAGCCCGTGCTGCACACCCACGACCGCCGCGGCAAGCGCATCGACGAGGTCGAGTACCACCCCGCCTACCACCGCATCATCGGGGCCGCCGTCGCGCACGGCGCCCACACGAGCGCGTGGGCCGAGCCGCGCCCGGGGGCCAACGTCGTGCGCGGCGCCGTCTTCTCGCTCTTCGCTCAGGTCGAGCCCGGCCACTCGTGCCCGGTGTCGATGACGCACGCGGCCGTGCCGACGCTGCGCTTCGCGCCCGCGCTCGCCGAGGTCTGGGAGCCGCGCCTGCTCGCGCGCGGGTACGACGGCGCGCTGGCGGCCCCGGCGGCCAAGCCCGGGGTGCTCGTCGGCATGGCCATGACCGAGAAGCAGGGCGGCAGCGACGTGCGCGCCAACCGCACGCACGCGATCGGCGGCGAGGATGGCGCGTGGCTGCTGACGGGCCACAAGTGGTTCTGCTCGGCGCCGATGTCCGACGCGTTCCTCGTGCTCGCGCAGACGGAGGCGGGCGAGGACCGCCCGGCGCCGTCGTGCTTCCTCGTGCCGCGCGTGCTCGACGACGGCACGCGCAACGCGTTCCGCATCCAGCGGCTCAAGGACAAGGTCGGCAACCGGGCGAACGCGTCCAGCGAGATCGAGCTCGACGGCACGGTCGCGTTCCTCGTGGGCGAGCGTGGCCGAGGGGTGCGCACCATCATCGAGATGGTCCAGCGCACCCGCCTCGACTGCGTCCACGGCACGGCCGCGGGCATGCGGCAGTCGGTCGCCGAGGCGCTGTGGCACGCGCGGTACCGCCGCGCGTTCGGGGCGGTGCTGGTGGAGCAGCCCGCGATGACGGCGGTCCTGGCCGATCTCGCGCTGGAGTCCGAGGCTGCGACCCTGACGTCGATGCGGCTCGCCGCGGCGTACGACGCCGAGACCGAGGCCGAGCGTGCCTTCCGGCGGCTCGCGACGGCGGTCGCCAAGTACTGGGTGTGCAAGCGCGGGCCGCGGCACGCGTACGAGGCGATGGAGTGCCTCGGCGGCAACGGCTACACCGAGGACTTCCCGCTGGGACGCCGGTACCGCGAGCAGCCGGTCATGGCCGTGTGGGAGGGCTCGGGCAACGTCATCGCGCTCGACGTGCTGCGGGCGCTGGCACGCGAGCCCGAGACGGTCGACGCCTTCGCCGCCGAGCTTGCGACGACGGCGGGGGCACACCCGCTGCTCGACGCCCACGTGGCTGGCACCCAGACGCTGCTGCGCGAGATCGCGGGGGCGGAACCGGCCGACGCGCAGGCGCTCGCGCGGACCCTCGTCGAGCGGCTCGCGCTCGCGCTCCAGGCGTCGCTGGTGGTGCGTCACTCGCCGTCCGGCACGGCGGACGCGTTCGTCGCAACCCGGCTCGGCCCGGACCGCGGTCACGAGTACGGCACGCTCCCGCGGGGAACCGACGCGGCGGCGATCCTGTCGCGGCACAGCGACGGCTGA
- the eda gene encoding bifunctional 4-hydroxy-2-oxoglutarate aldolase/2-dehydro-3-deoxy-phosphogluconate aldolase has translation MDATVLDRIAALRIVPVVVVDGADEGARLADALMAGGLPVAEITLRLPNALAALRAVAAEQPDVLVGAGTVLTAAQVDEVVDAGARFVVSPGTFEPVIRRAQERDVPILPGVATASDVMRALDLGVRTVKLFPASVAGGPAAIKALSAPFPQVRFMPTGGVNAANLHDYLDLPSVIAAGGSWMVERPLVTAGDWAEISRRAAEAVALAAPTTED, from the coding sequence ATGGACGCCACTGTCCTCGACCGGATCGCCGCGCTGCGCATCGTCCCCGTCGTCGTCGTCGACGGCGCGGACGAGGGCGCGCGCCTCGCCGACGCCCTCATGGCGGGCGGCCTGCCCGTCGCCGAGATCACGCTGCGGCTGCCGAACGCCCTCGCCGCCCTGCGCGCCGTCGCCGCCGAGCAGCCCGACGTGCTCGTCGGCGCGGGCACCGTCCTCACCGCCGCCCAGGTCGACGAGGTCGTCGACGCCGGAGCGCGCTTCGTCGTCTCGCCCGGCACGTTCGAACCCGTGATCCGCCGCGCGCAGGAGCGCGACGTGCCGATCCTGCCCGGCGTCGCGACGGCGTCGGACGTGATGCGCGCCCTCGACCTGGGCGTACGCACCGTCAAGCTGTTCCCGGCCTCCGTCGCGGGCGGGCCGGCCGCGATCAAGGCCCTGTCCGCCCCCTTCCCGCAGGTGCGGTTCATGCCCACCGGCGGCGTCAACGCCGCCAACCTGCACGACTACCTCGACCTGCCCTCGGTCATCGCCGCGGGCGGCTCGTGGATGGTCGAGCGGCCGCTGGTCACCGCCGGCGACTGGGCCGAGATCTCCCGGCGCGCGGCCGAGGCCGTCGCGCTCGCCGCGCCGACGACGGAGGACTGA
- a CDS encoding universal stress protein, with protein sequence MTVLVACNDSPHGVAALRAGASEAARRRLPLAVLVLNPGTQPPATLATALAALPPGVAAPAVTYRPADAEPSDAILDTAEAVHATLVAIGTRNRSSEGTFVLGTTTQRVLLDAPVPVLVVKATYTTP encoded by the coding sequence ATGACGGTGCTCGTGGCGTGCAACGACTCCCCTCACGGCGTGGCGGCGCTGCGCGCCGGCGCTTCCGAGGCAGCCCGACGACGCCTCCCCCTCGCGGTGCTGGTGCTCAACCCCGGCACCCAGCCGCCCGCGACCCTGGCCACGGCGCTCGCGGCCCTCCCGCCCGGCGTCGCCGCCCCCGCCGTCACCTACCGTCCCGCGGACGCCGAGCCCAGCGACGCGATCCTCGACACCGCCGAGGCGGTCCACGCGACGCTGGTGGCCATCGGCACCCGCAACCGGTCGAGCGAGGGCACGTTCGTGCTGGGGACGACGACGCAACGCGTGCTGCTCGACGCACCGGTACCGGTGCTCGTGGTCAAGGCGACCTACACGACGCCCTGA
- a CDS encoding sugar kinase — protein MSTSITTRPAAECRYDVVSLGEVMLRLDPGDRRIRTTRTFDVWEGGGEYNVARGLRRAFGLRGAVVTALADNEVGRLVEDFILTGGLDTSWIQWRDYDGIGRTVRNGLNFTERGFGVRGAVGLSDRGNTAVAQMKPGDVDWDALFSQGVRWLHTGGIFAALSESAADVAEAAMTAARAHGTVVSYDLNYRPSLWKGIGGPARAQEVNKRLASLVDVMIGNEEDFTASLGFEVEGVTDDLTDLSTAAFRSMIGAASQAYPNFQVIATTLRGVRSATRNDWGAIAWSRAEGFVEATHRPDLEIYDRVGGGDSFASGLAYGLLELTTLQEAVEYGAAHGALAMTTPGDTTTATLSEVAKLAAGGSARVQR, from the coding sequence GTGAGCACCTCGATCACCACCCGCCCGGCCGCCGAGTGCCGCTACGACGTCGTCTCGCTCGGCGAGGTCATGCTGCGCCTCGACCCCGGCGACCGGCGCATCCGCACCACCCGCACGTTCGACGTGTGGGAGGGCGGCGGCGAGTACAACGTGGCCCGCGGCCTGCGCCGCGCCTTCGGGCTGCGCGGCGCCGTCGTGACGGCGCTCGCGGACAACGAGGTCGGCCGCCTGGTCGAGGACTTCATCCTCACCGGGGGCCTCGACACCTCCTGGATCCAGTGGCGCGACTACGACGGCATCGGCCGCACCGTGCGCAACGGGCTCAACTTCACCGAGCGCGGCTTCGGGGTGCGCGGCGCCGTCGGCCTGTCCGACCGCGGCAACACCGCCGTCGCGCAGATGAAGCCGGGCGACGTCGACTGGGACGCCCTGTTCTCCCAGGGCGTGCGCTGGCTGCACACCGGCGGCATCTTCGCCGCGCTGTCCGAGTCGGCGGCCGACGTCGCCGAGGCCGCGATGACGGCCGCGCGCGCACACGGCACCGTGGTCTCCTACGACCTCAACTACCGCCCCTCGCTGTGGAAGGGTATCGGCGGCCCGGCGCGCGCGCAGGAGGTCAACAAGCGCCTCGCCTCGCTCGTCGACGTCATGATCGGCAACGAGGAGGACTTCACCGCCTCGCTCGGCTTCGAGGTCGAGGGCGTCACCGACGACCTCACCGACCTGTCCACGGCGGCGTTCCGCTCCATGATCGGCGCGGCCTCGCAGGCGTACCCGAACTTCCAGGTCATCGCGACGACGCTGCGCGGCGTCCGCTCGGCGACCCGCAACGACTGGGGTGCCATCGCCTGGTCGCGCGCCGAGGGCTTCGTCGAGGCGACGCACCGCCCCGACCTGGAGATCTACGACCGCGTCGGCGGCGGCGACTCGTTCGCCTCGGGCCTGGCCTACGGCCTCCTGGAGCTGACCACGCTCCAGGAGGCGGTCGAGTACGGTGCCGCCCACGGCGCCCTCGCGATGACGACGCCGGGCGACACCACGACGGCGACGCTGTCCGAGGTCGCCAAGCTTGCCGCAGGCGGCAGCGCCCGCGTCCAGCGCTGA
- a CDS encoding class I adenylate-forming enzyme family protein, whose amino-acid sequence MHLAAMLESTARKFPTKEALVHGERRLTYRDLDDGARRAAAVFRDAGVRPGDRVAVVTYNTPGFVLAAFGLWRAGAVLVPVNHKLQAPEVARLVTHCGAVLGIADAALADVVRAGAPDLRWLWTEGQDGGGFDGLVASAQPWDGVAPDHDAVAQILYTSGTTSAPKGCLHTHRGLASVAAYTTAAVGLRHDDRFLLAMPIWHASPLNNWLMSMVFLGGTVVLQREYHPVEFLRTVAAERTTAFFGAPIAYVAPLQVARAQGLDLASFDLSSARLWLAGGAPVGAEVVAQIADFYPGEFHQVYGMSEMGPVGTTLGPAHQEVKAGSIGHAGMPGVDVRVVDLDGNDVAPGGTGEIWLRSDTRMLGYLDDEEATRAAFVGDWYRSGDVAHVDEDGFLFIVDRLKDVIITGGENVYSQEVEEALRGHPEVADVAVVGRPHADWGESVVAYIVPVLGAEPTLGSVRDFLSGRMARYKAPRHVVLLETLPRNPSGKLTKHVLRSHAAEI is encoded by the coding sequence ATGCACCTGGCAGCCATGCTCGAGAGCACCGCCCGCAAGTTCCCCACCAAGGAGGCGCTCGTCCACGGCGAGCGCCGCCTGACCTACCGCGACCTCGACGACGGCGCCCGGCGTGCCGCCGCCGTGTTCCGCGACGCGGGCGTGCGGCCGGGTGACCGCGTCGCCGTCGTGACCTACAACACGCCCGGGTTCGTCCTCGCCGCGTTCGGCCTGTGGCGCGCCGGCGCCGTGCTCGTCCCCGTCAACCACAAGCTCCAGGCACCCGAGGTGGCCCGGCTCGTAACCCACTGCGGGGCCGTGCTCGGCATCGCCGACGCCGCGCTGGCCGACGTGGTGCGCGCGGGCGCGCCCGACCTGCGCTGGCTGTGGACCGAGGGGCAGGACGGCGGCGGCTTCGACGGCCTCGTCGCGTCCGCGCAGCCGTGGGACGGCGTCGCACCCGACCACGACGCCGTGGCCCAGATCCTGTACACCTCGGGCACGACGTCAGCCCCCAAGGGCTGCCTGCACACGCACCGTGGCCTGGCGTCCGTGGCGGCCTACACGACGGCCGCGGTGGGGCTGCGCCACGACGACCGGTTCCTGCTCGCGATGCCGATCTGGCACGCGTCGCCGCTCAACAACTGGCTGATGTCGATGGTCTTCCTGGGCGGCACCGTCGTGCTCCAGCGCGAGTACCACCCGGTGGAGTTCCTGCGGACCGTCGCGGCCGAGCGCACCACGGCGTTCTTCGGGGCGCCGATCGCGTACGTCGCCCCGCTCCAGGTCGCGCGCGCCCAGGGCCTGGACCTCGCCTCGTTCGACCTGTCGAGCGCACGGCTGTGGCTCGCGGGCGGCGCACCCGTGGGCGCCGAGGTCGTGGCGCAGATCGCGGACTTCTACCCCGGCGAGTTCCACCAGGTCTATGGCATGAGCGAGATGGGCCCGGTCGGCACGACGCTCGGTCCCGCGCACCAGGAGGTCAAGGCGGGGTCGATCGGCCACGCGGGCATGCCCGGCGTCGACGTGCGCGTCGTCGACCTCGACGGCAACGACGTCGCCCCGGGCGGCACGGGAGAGATCTGGTTGCGCTCGGACACCCGGATGCTCGGCTACCTCGACGACGAGGAGGCGACGCGGGCGGCCTTCGTCGGCGACTGGTACCGCTCGGGCGACGTGGCGCACGTCGACGAGGACGGGTTCTTGTTCATCGTCGACCGGCTCAAGGACGTCATCATCACGGGCGGCGAGAACGTCTACTCGCAGGAGGTCGAGGAGGCGCTGCGCGGGCACCCGGAGGTCGCCGACGTCGCCGTGGTGGGGCGCCCGCACGCCGACTGGGGCGAGTCGGTGGTCGCGTACATCGTCCCGGTGCTCGGCGCCGAGCCGACGCTGGGCTCGGTGCGCGACTTCCTGTCCGGCCGGATGGCGCGCTACAAGGCGCCCCGCCACGTCGTCCTCCTCGAAACCCTCCCCCGCAACCCCTCGGGAAAGCTCACCAAACACGTCCTCCGCAGCCACGCCGCGGAAATCTGA
- a CDS encoding bile acid:sodium symporter family protein, whose protein sequence is MRRVLGQWVDPFIGALLAVLAFGLVVPLGDGVLRVLGVVGRGAVALLFLLYGARLSTREVWRGLAHWRLQGGIFTATFVLFPLVGLVLARAVEPWIGSAFAIGVAYVSLLPSTVQSSVAFVSIARGNVAGAICGATVSNVLGMLLTPLLVLGLLHDAAAGGTGAATVGLSRLGDVLLGLLAPFVVGQLVQPWAGGWVRAHRPLTLAVDRGTILVVVLGAVAGATAAGTWAGVSVWDVLALVGVCAVLLGAVLAATWWGGRALGLDVPDRIALLQCGSTKSLATGLPMAGVLLPAAVLGSVVVPVVAFHQLQLVVCSVLARRLALRER, encoded by the coding sequence ATGCGACGGGTACTGGGGCAGTGGGTGGATCCGTTCATCGGCGCGCTGCTCGCGGTCCTGGCGTTCGGGCTGGTCGTGCCGCTCGGGGACGGCGTGCTGCGCGTGCTCGGCGTCGTCGGGCGCGGCGCGGTCGCGCTGCTGTTCCTGCTCTACGGCGCGCGGCTGTCGACGCGCGAGGTCTGGCGCGGGCTGGCGCACTGGCGCCTGCAGGGCGGGATCTTCACGGCCACGTTCGTGCTGTTCCCCCTCGTCGGGCTCGTGCTCGCGCGCGCCGTCGAGCCGTGGATCGGCAGCGCCTTCGCGATCGGCGTGGCCTACGTGTCGCTGCTGCCCTCGACGGTGCAGTCGTCGGTCGCGTTCGTGTCGATCGCGCGCGGCAACGTCGCCGGGGCGATCTGCGGCGCCACCGTCTCCAACGTGCTCGGCATGCTGCTCACGCCGCTGCTCGTGCTCGGCCTCCTGCACGACGCCGCAGCGGGCGGCACCGGGGCCGCGACCGTGGGCCTGTCGCGCCTGGGCGACGTGCTGCTCGGGCTGCTCGCCCCGTTCGTCGTCGGGCAGCTCGTCCAGCCCTGGGCCGGTGGGTGGGTGCGCGCGCACCGCCCGCTGACCCTCGCCGTCGACCGGGGCACGATCCTCGTCGTCGTGCTCGGCGCCGTCGCGGGCGCGACGGCCGCCGGGACGTGGGCGGGCGTCTCGGTGTGGGACGTGCTCGCCCTGGTCGGCGTGTGCGCCGTGCTGCTGGGCGCCGTGCTCGCCGCGACCTGGTGGGGTGGGCGGGCGCTCGGACTCGACGTGCCCGACCGCATCGCGCTCCTGCAGTGCGGGTCGACGAAGTCCCTCGCGACCGGCCTGCCCATGGCGGGCGTGCTGCTGCCGGCGGCCGTGCTGGGCTCCGTCGTCGTGCCCGTGGTGGCGTTCCACCAGCTCCAGCTCGTCGTGTGCTCGGTGCTGGCGCGGCGCCTGGCGTTGCGGGAGCGCTGA
- a CDS encoding DoxX family protein: MDVGLWVVAGLLAAVYLAVGCIKLLRGGTLADRMPWVGAFPDPVVRFIGLCEVAGALGLVLPQATGKLVWLTPLAASGLALLQLLAILVHTRRQETQQLAVNVVLLILALVVAVGRFAQWSATAAPPTP, from the coding sequence GTGGACGTCGGACTCTGGGTCGTCGCCGGGCTGCTGGCGGCCGTCTACCTCGCCGTCGGCTGCATCAAGCTGCTGCGCGGCGGCACCCTGGCGGACAGGATGCCGTGGGTGGGCGCCTTTCCCGACCCGGTGGTCCGCTTCATCGGCCTGTGCGAGGTCGCGGGCGCGCTGGGGCTCGTGCTCCCCCAGGCCACGGGCAAGCTCGTCTGGCTGACCCCGCTCGCCGCGTCCGGCCTGGCCCTGCTCCAGCTCCTGGCGATCCTCGTCCACACGCGACGCCAGGAGACGCAGCAGCTCGCGGTCAACGTGGTGCTGCTCATCCTCGCGCTCGTCGTCGCCGTCGGCCGGTTCGCGCAGTGGTCGGCGACGGCCGCGCCGCCCACCCCCTAG
- a CDS encoding IclR family transcriptional regulator, whose translation MPAPSPIGAVDKALLALDALARAGAGGAQLAELAAEVGVHKTTLHRTLAALRHRGYAEQTPDGAYRLGAAALALGSTFLSEENLPGLLHHALATLSREVDELVHLGALAGREIVYLDKVEPQRAVRVWSAVGRHRPAATTALGRAWLAAAEDAGDTLDDAALTRLAGDDADPATLRRAIDAARARGYAEENEENEPGIACVAVAVLRAGRPVAAVSITAPAERLTGTTRRERVSALRESLPGWLPAGLGVPAAIA comes from the coding sequence ATGCCCGCACCGAGCCCGATCGGCGCCGTCGACAAGGCGCTCCTCGCACTCGACGCCCTCGCCCGCGCCGGTGCCGGCGGCGCACAGCTCGCCGAGCTCGCCGCCGAGGTCGGCGTCCACAAGACGACCCTGCACCGCACCCTGGCCGCGCTGCGCCACCGCGGGTACGCCGAGCAGACGCCCGACGGCGCCTACCGGCTGGGCGCCGCGGCGCTCGCCCTGGGCAGCACCTTCCTCAGCGAGGAGAACCTGCCCGGCCTGCTGCACCACGCCCTCGCCACCCTCAGCCGCGAGGTCGACGAGCTCGTCCACCTCGGCGCGCTCGCCGGGCGCGAGATCGTCTACCTCGACAAGGTCGAGCCGCAGCGCGCCGTGCGCGTGTGGTCCGCCGTCGGGAGGCACCGCCCCGCGGCGACGACCGCGCTCGGACGCGCCTGGCTCGCGGCCGCCGAGGACGCGGGCGACACGCTCGACGACGCCGCGCTCACCCGGCTCGCGGGCGACGACGCCGACCCGGCGACGCTGCGCCGCGCGATCGACGCGGCCCGCGCCCGCGGCTACGCCGAGGAGAACGAGGAGAACGAACCCGGCATCGCGTGCGTCGCCGTCGCCGTCCTGCGCGCAGGGCGGCCCGTCGCGGCCGTGAGCATCACGGCCCCCGCCGAGCGGCTCACCGGCACCACGCGCCGCGAGCGCGTCAGCGCACTCAGAGAGTCTTTGCCCGGGTGGCTTCCCGCCGGACTGGGCGTGCCCGCGGCGATCGCGTGA
- a CDS encoding SufE family protein — translation MSVDEVGGVLGEIRDEFLAVGERERLQLLLELSRELPELPERYAASPALLERVEECQSPVRAFAEVEADGVHFYATAPQEAPTTRGFASILAQGLTGLTPEQVLAVPDDYPMMLGLARAVSPLRLGGMAGMLGRAKRQVREQLAEGA, via the coding sequence ATGAGCGTCGACGAGGTCGGTGGGGTGCTGGGCGAGATCCGGGACGAGTTCCTCGCCGTCGGGGAACGCGAGCGGCTGCAGCTGCTGCTGGAGCTCTCGCGCGAGCTGCCCGAGCTGCCCGAGCGGTACGCCGCCAGCCCCGCGCTGCTCGAACGGGTCGAGGAGTGCCAGTCGCCCGTGCGGGCGTTCGCCGAGGTCGAGGCCGACGGCGTGCACTTCTACGCGACGGCGCCGCAGGAGGCGCCGACGACGCGCGGCTTCGCCTCGATCCTCGCGCAGGGCCTGACGGGCCTGACCCCCGAGCAGGTGCTCGCGGTGCCGGACGACTACCCGATGATGCTGGGCCTGGCCCGGGCGGTGAGCCCGCTGCGCCTGGGCGGCATGGCCGGCATGCTCGGGCGCGCCAAGCGGCAGGTGCGCGAGCAGCTCGCCGAGGGTGCCTGA
- a CDS encoding sulfurtransferase has product MPAPLDPSPKFAEYARPERLVSTAWLAEQIAAGTTDLVVVESDEDVLLYETGHIPGAVKVDWHTDLLHPVVRDYLDGAGFAALLGSRGIGRDTTVVLYGDKNNWWAAYSAWVFTLFGHEDVRLLDGGRNLWVAEGRELTTDVPAPTAADYPVVERDDVTYRAFKEDVLAHLGHGPLVDIRSPQEYTGERLHIPDYPEEGVLRGGHIPSARNVPWATAVAEDGTYKPRAELEAIYRDGGLGLRPDDDVITYCRIGERSSHTWFALRHLLGLPNVRNYDGSWTEWGNAVRVPIATGPDPS; this is encoded by the coding sequence ATGCCCGCCCCGCTCGACCCGTCGCCCAAGTTCGCCGAGTACGCCCGCCCCGAGCGCCTGGTCTCCACGGCGTGGCTCGCCGAGCAGATCGCGGCGGGCACCACCGACCTCGTCGTGGTCGAGTCCGACGAGGACGTGCTGCTGTACGAGACGGGGCACATCCCCGGAGCCGTCAAGGTCGACTGGCACACCGACCTGCTGCACCCCGTGGTGCGCGACTACCTCGACGGCGCGGGCTTCGCCGCCCTGCTCGGCTCCCGCGGCATCGGCCGCGACACGACCGTCGTGCTCTACGGCGACAAGAACAACTGGTGGGCGGCGTACTCGGCCTGGGTGTTCACGCTGTTCGGGCACGAGGACGTGCGGCTGCTCGACGGCGGCCGCAACCTGTGGGTCGCCGAGGGCCGCGAGCTGACCACCGACGTCCCGGCGCCCACCGCCGCGGACTACCCCGTCGTCGAGCGCGACGACGTCACCTACCGGGCGTTCAAGGAGGACGTGCTCGCCCACCTCGGTCACGGGCCGCTGGTCGACATCCGCTCCCCGCAGGAGTACACGGGCGAGCGCCTGCACATCCCCGACTACCCGGAGGAGGGCGTGCTGCGCGGCGGGCACATCCCGAGCGCGCGCAACGTCCCGTGGGCGACGGCGGTGGCCGAGGACGGCACGTACAAGCCGCGCGCCGAGCTCGAGGCGATCTACCGCGACGGCGGCCTGGGCCTGCGGCCCGACGACGACGTGATCACCTACTGCCGCATCGGCGAACGGTCGAGCCACACCTGGTTCGCCCTGCGCCACCTGCTCGGCCTGCCCAACGTGCGCAACTACGACGGGAGCTGGACCGAGTGGGGCAACGCCGTCCGCGTCCCGATCGCGACGGGCCCGGACCCGTCCTGA